CCTTCAGCTCGACCTCGGTGGCCGCCCCGACCTTGATGACCGCGACGCCGCCGGAGAGCTTTGCCAGCCGCTCCTGCAGCTTCTCGCGGTCGTAGTCGGAGTCGGTCCGGTCGATCTCGGCCCGGATCTGGTTGATCCGGCCCTTGATGTCGTCGGCGTTGCCGGCTCCCTCGACGATCGTCGTCTCGTCCTTCGTGACGACGATCTTGCGGGCCGTGCCGAGCATGTCGACCTTCACGTTCTCGAGCTTGATGCCGAGCTCCTCGCTGACGACGGTGGCGCCGGTGAGGATGGCCATGTCCTCGAGCATCGCCTTGCGGCGCTCGCCGAAGCCGGGAGCCTTGACGGCGACCGACTTGAACGTGCCCCGCATCTTGTTCACGACGAGGGTGGCCAGGGCCTCACCCTCCACGTCCTCGGCGATGAGGACGAGCGGCTTGCCGGACTGCATGACCTGCTCGAGCACGGGCAGGAGGTCCCGCACCGAGCTGATCTTCTGGTTGGCGATGAGGACGAAGGGCTCGTCCATGATCGCCTCCATCCGCTCGGGGTCGGTGACGAAGTAGGGCGAGATGTAGCCCTTGTCGAACCGCATCCCCTCGACGGTTTCTAGCTCCATACCGAAGGTCTGGGACTCCTCGACGGTGATGACGCCGTCCTTGCCGACCTTGTCGATCGCCTCGGCGATCGTGTCGCCGATCTCGGGGTCGGCGGCGGAGATGGCCGCGACGTGGGCGATCTCCTCCTTCGACTGAATCTCCCGGGACTGCTTGCGGATGTTCTCGACCGCGGTCTCCACGGCGCGCTCGATGCCACGCTTCAGCGACATCGGGTTGGCGCCGGCGGCGACGTTGCGCAGGCCCTCGCGCACCATGGCGGCGGCGAGGACGGTGGCGGTGGTCGTGCCGTCACCGGCGACGTCGTTGGTCTTCTTGGCGACCTCCTTGACCAGCTCGGCCCCGATCTTCTCGTACGGGTCCTCGAGCTCGATCTCCTTCGCGATGGTCACCCCGTCGTTGGTGATCGTGGGGGCGCCCCACTTCTTCTCGAGGACGACGTTGCGGCCCTTCGGTCCGAGGGTCACGCGTACGGCGTCCGCGAGCTTGTTCATTCCTTCCTCGAGCGCGCGACGCGCGTCCCCCGAGTAGGAGATGAGTTTCGCGGGCATGCTTCCTCCTCCAGCCTGTTGTTGGCACTCTCTGCCATAGAGTGCTAGCACGCGGCGGGAGCGACTGTCAATCGCAGGTTCGGCGCCCGGCTCGGTAGGGTATGCCCGAACGCGTATCCCCCGGTCACGAGGAGGTCCGATGCCCCGGCCGTCGCGGTTCGCGGTCCTGGCGCTGCTCGCCCTGCTCCCGGCGTGCGCGACATCGGACCCCGGCGCCACCCCGTCGCCCTCGCCGACGGCCACCCCCGGCCCCCAGCTGCGCTGCTCCGCCGAGGACGCCGAAGTGGCGGAGGCGACCGGCCTCGACGACCTCCCCGACCCGGTCGTGCGGGTGCGGGCGGAGATAACCGCCGCCGCCCGGGAGTGCGACTACGCCGAGCTCGAGTCGATCGCGCGGCGGCTCGGTCCGTCGTTCACCTACGACGACCAGGGCCCCCGGCGGGGCGACACCATCCAGGCCTCTGGGTACTGGCGGAACCGGGAGGTCCAGGGGGATCCGGTCCTCACGCGGCTCGTCTTCCTGCTGAACCTGCCCTGGTCCAGCGTCACGTTCGACGGGGCCGACTCCCCAGCCGACCTCGGCTCCGGAGAGGTGACCGTCTACTCATGGCCGTCCACGACGTCGGATGGGATCTGGGGGGAGCTCGAGGAGATCTACCCGGCGACGGACGTCGCCCAGTGGCGCGCAGACGGGGTCTACCTCGGGGAGCGGGTCTCGATCACCGAGGCCGGACGGTGGTTCGAGTTCGCCCCCGCGCGCAGGACATAGGAGGCACAGATGAGCCGCAGCGTCCGGACCGCCGCCTGCATCGCCCTGATGCTGCTCGCCGCTAGCTGCGCGGCGGGCTCCCGTCCGCTCGCCACGCCCACCCCGGAGCCGCGGACGACACCGGCCCCCGACGCCGAGTGCTCCGCCGCGCGCCTCACGAACGACCTGACCGACCAGTCCGCGGACATCCCCGCCGCGGTGCGCATAACGCGCCAGGCGATCGCGGAGGCAGCGGTCTCATGCGACTACGAGAAGCTGGTCGAGCTGGCGGCCACGGACGGCCGATTCACCTACAGCCTGGACGAGCCGAGCCGGACCGACCGACGCGGGTGGGATCCCACCGCGTGGTGGCGGGCGCAGGAGGATGGGGGCATCGAGGTCCTGGCGGTGATGGTCCGGCTCCTGGACATGAGACCGGTGCTCGGTCAGCAGGTCCAGGGTGAGCAGCGTGTCGAGCGGCTGTACGTCTGGCCGCGCGCGTTCGACCCCGGGGACACCGTCGACACCGACTGGGAGGACGTCCGGAAGATCCACAGCGACGAGCAGGCGCAGGCGTGGAGGCAGCAGGGCGTCTACCACGGGTGGCGCCTGGCCATCGACGACGAGGGCCACTGGATCTTCTTCGTCACCGGGGAGTGCGCGGGAGCCACGGAGCGTCCGGTCGACCCGCGTCTGTGCCCGGCGACCGCCGAGCGACCCGTCTCCTAACGCAGCGCCGTCCGCGGACGCGTGACACGATGAGCGGCATGACGGGACCCGTCGTCGAGCTGCGCGATGTCTACCGGTCCTACCACCGTGGGTCGGAAGAGGTCCGGGCGCTGCGCAACGTCTCGCTCAGCGTCGCACCCGGCGAGTTCGTCGTGATCACGGGGCCGTCCGGGTCGGGGAAGTCGACGCTGCTGCACGTCATGGCCGGCCTCGACCGTCCCGACTCGGGAGAGGTGATGCTCGAGGGGACAGCCATCGCCGAGACCAGCGACGACGATCTGACGCTGTACCGTCGGCGCCGGCTGGGCTTCGTGTTCCAGTTCTTCCACCTCCTCCCCACGCTCACGGCCGCCGAGAACGTGATGCTGCCCTTGCTCCTGGACGGCCGCGACCCCGACGAGGCGCAGGAGGCGGCGGTGGCCGAGCTGACGACGTTCGGCCTGCGCGACCGGGCGGGGCATCGGCCCCGCGAGCTCTCGGGAGGCGAGCAGCAGCGGGTCGCCATCGCGCGGGCGCTCGTGACCCGCCCCGCCCTGCTCCTCGCCGACGAGCCGACCGGGAACCTCGATTCGGTGGCCGGCGCCGAGGTGTACCGCGTCATCTCGCGGGCACCCGCCGAGCACGGCACCTCCGTCGTGATGGTGACGCACGATCCGAGCGCCACGAGGCTCGGCTCCCGCACCCTCTACCTGTACGACGGACAGGTGTCGGAGACACCTCCGTTCGCCCACGCGCCCGGAGGGTTCGGGAACCGTTGAGGGCGACGGTCCGGCTGGTCTGGGCGCTGGACGCCCGCCACCTCACTGCCCATCGCGCCCGGCTCGCCCTCGGTGTGTTCGG
The nucleotide sequence above comes from Actinomycetota bacterium. Encoded proteins:
- the groL gene encoding chaperonin GroEL (60 kDa chaperone family; promotes refolding of misfolded polypeptides especially under stressful conditions; forms two stacked rings of heptamers to form a barrel-shaped 14mer; ends can be capped by GroES; misfolded proteins enter the barrel where they are refolded when GroES binds), which encodes MPAKLISYSGDARRALEEGMNKLADAVRVTLGPKGRNVVLEKKWGAPTITNDGVTIAKEIELEDPYEKIGAELVKEVAKKTNDVAGDGTTTATVLAAAMVREGLRNVAAGANPMSLKRGIERAVETAVENIRKQSREIQSKEEIAHVAAISAADPEIGDTIAEAIDKVGKDGVITVEESQTFGMELETVEGMRFDKGYISPYFVTDPERMEAIMDEPFVLIANQKISSVRDLLPVLEQVMQSGKPLVLIAEDVEGEALATLVVNKMRGTFKSVAVKAPGFGERRKAMLEDMAILTGATVVSEELGIKLENVKVDMLGTARKIVVTKDETTIVEGAGNADDIKGRINQIRAEIDRTDSDYDREKLQERLAKLSGGVAVIKVGAATEVELK
- a CDS encoding ABC transporter ATP-binding protein, with translation MTGPVVELRDVYRSYHRGSEEVRALRNVSLSVAPGEFVVITGPSGSGKSTLLHVMAGLDRPDSGEVMLEGTAIAETSDDDLTLYRRRRLGFVFQFFHLLPTLTAAENVMLPLLLDGRDPDEAQEAAVAELTTFGLRDRAGHRPRELSGGEQQRVAIARALVTRPALLLADEPTGNLDSVAGAEVYRVISRAPAEHGTSVVMVTHDPSATRLGSRTLYLYDGQVSETPPFAHAPGGFGNR